From a single Capsicum annuum cultivar UCD-10X-F1 chromosome 12, UCD10Xv1.1, whole genome shotgun sequence genomic region:
- the LOC107849760 gene encoding salt stress-induced hydrophobic peptide ESI3, with protein sequence MGSETFLEVILAIILPPVGVFLRCGCGVEFWICVLLTILGYIPGIIYALYVLVG encoded by the exons ATGGGTTCTGAAACATTTCTTGAAGTCATCCTTGCTATCATACTTCCTCCTGTTGGTGTCTTCCTCCGTTGTGGCTGTGGT GTCGAGTTCTGGATTTGTGTATTGCTGACAATCCTGGGATACATACCCGGCATTATTTATGCACTCTATGTGTTAGTTGGATAG
- the LOC107849218 gene encoding uncharacterized protein LOC107849218, with translation MCQFASSWFKGSNSTWLEYSVEKDTAYCRCYLFKNEFVHETTGDFYASKGFRGWTKALERFRLHVGKVNSIHHKCYNKMLDLSNHRQSIQVVLDKHSQKARSEYQIRLEASIDVARLLLYHGLPFRGHAESEASTNQGYRIRLEASIDVARLLLYHGLLFEVMPKDIVNACAKETLKVIIEDLNGDHFGILVDESKDISHKEQMTLVLRYVDKNGEGVERLIGLVLVSDTSQLLESSEAHTGQGLHQESGLQRPGDTRWGSYFKTLDNFLVIFSSIVHVLEVIEIEDEPYFPRKSKHKCLDVCYLHHLCVEIFCAVIDVQLQELNDCFDIVSSDLLLGMGSLNPVNSFSTFDKDGIMTLVKCYPNVFDDGKL, from the exons ATGTGTCAATTTGCTTCAAGTTGGTTTAAAGGTTCAAATTCAACTTGGTTGGAGTATAGTGTGGAGAAAGATACCGCATATTGTCGTTGTTATTTGTTCAAAAATGAATTTGTTCATGAAACTACGGGTGATTTTTATGCATCAAAGGGTTTTAGGGGTTGGACTAAGGCTCTTGAAAGATTTCGTTTACATGTCGGTAAAGTAAATAGTATTCATCACAAATGTTACAATAAGATGCTAGATTTGTCAAATCATCGTCAATCAATTCAAGTTGTTCTTGACAAACATTCTCAGAAGGCAAGAAGTGAGTACCAAATTCGTTTGGAAGCTTCAATTGATGTGGCAAGACTTCTTTTGTATCATGGATTGCCTTTTCGAGGTCATGCCGAAAGTGAAGCTTCAACTAATCAAGGCTACAGAATTCGCTTGGAAGCTTCAATTGATGTGGCAAGACTTCTTTTGTATCATGGATTGCTTTTCGAGGTCATGCCGAAA GATATTGTCAATGCTTGTGCGAAAGAAACATTGAAAGTTATAATTGAGGACTTGAATGGAGATCACTTTGGGATATTAGTTGATGAATCCAAAGACATCTCACATAAAGAACAAATGACTCTTGTTTTGAGGTATGTTGATAAGAATGGTGAAGGTGTAGAGCGACTTATTGGTCTTGTCCTTGTTAGTGATACATCG CAATTGCTTGAGTCCAGTGAAGCTCATACCGGACAAGGATTACATCAAGAAAGTGGGCTTCAAAGACCTGGTGATACTCGTTGGGGATCATATTTCAAGACATTGGATAACTTTCTTGttattttctcatctattgttcaTGTGCTTGAAgtgattgaaattgaag ATGAGCCTTATTTTCCTAGAAAGTCAAAGCATAAGTGTTTGGATGTTTGTTATCTGCACCATTTAtgtgttgaaattttttgtgCGGTCATTGATGTGCAACTTCAAGAGCTTAATGATTGTTTTGATATAGTGAGTAGTGATTTGCTTCTTGGGATGGGTAGCTTGAATCCTGTCAATTCTTTCTCTACCTTTGACAAAGATGGAATTATGACTTTAGTGAAGTGTTATCCAAATGTGTTTGATGATGGAAAGCTTTGA
- the LOC124889668 gene encoding uncharacterized protein LOC124889668, whose protein sequence is MRGGNSKFSNLQGIRDLAKALVEANLVETYSLVYLLVKLALILFVATTTVERAFSSMKNIKNEVRNSIGDQYLNDFLICYKECDVFANVSNDAIVDRFQNMKTRRGQL, encoded by the coding sequence ATGCGAGGTGGTAATTCCAAATTCTCCAACTTGCAAGGAATTCGTGACTTGGCAAAGGCATTAGTTGAGGCAAATCTTGTggagacttattcacttgtttatttacttgtgAAGTTGGCTCTAATTTTATTCGTTGCTACGACAACTGTGGAAAGAGCATTCTCTTCCATGAAGAACATAAAAAATGAAGTGCGAAATAGTATTGGTGATcaatatttaaatgattttttaataTGCTACAAAGAGTGTGATGTATTTGCAAATGTAAGTAATGATGCCATCGTTGATcgttttcagaatatgaaaactcGTCGTGGACAAttgtaa